A section of the Engystomops pustulosus chromosome 3, aEngPut4.maternal, whole genome shotgun sequence genome encodes:
- the OSR1 gene encoding protein odd-skipped-related 1 — translation MASKTLPAPVPIHPSLQLTNYSFLQAFNGLPVPADHIPNLYGFSALHAVHLHQWTLGYPTLHLPRSSFSKVPGASSLIDTRFQIPGFPLFPHVIHPKHEATGLVTKTKPRFDFANLAVAATQEDHCKLSQLDGQGSPPSMGTLLDVTKLTPEKKPTRGRLPSKTKKEFVCKFCGRHFTKSYNLLIHERTHTDERPYTCDICHKAFRRQDHLRDHRYIHSKEKPFKCQECGKGFCQSRTLAVHKTLHTQVKELKPSKIKC, via the exons ATGGCCAGCAAAACGCTACCAGCTCCAGtgcccatccatccatctctccagtTGACCAACTACTCCTTCCTTCAAGCTTTTAATGGTCTTCCAGTACCAGCTGACCACATCCCCAACCTGTATGGCTTCAGCGCCTTGCATGCTGTTCACCTCCACCAATGGACTTTGGGATACCCAACATTACATCTCCCCAGATCTTCCTTCTCCAAAGTACCAGGAGCATCCAGCTTAATAGACACCCGGTTCCAGATTCCAGGTTTCCCTCTGTTTCCTCATGTTATCCACCCAAAGCATGAGGCAACAGGTTTGGTCACTAAAACCAAACCAAGGTTTGACTTTGCCAACTTGGCTGTAGCTGCCACCCAGGAAGACCATTGTAAGTTGAGTCAACTGGATGGACAAGGTTCTCCTCCCAGTATGGGTACTCTCCTAGATGTCACCAAACTTACTCCGGAGAAGAAACCCACCCGTGGGAGGCTACCATCTAAAACCAAGAAAGAATTTGTGTGTAAATTTTGCGGGAGACATTTTACCAAGTCTTATAATCTATTGATCCATGAAAGAACCCACACAGATGAAAGACCTTACACTTGTGATATTTGCCATAAGGCATTCAGAAGACAAGATCATCTGCGAGACCACAG GTACATCCACTCGAAAGAGAAACCCTTCAAGTGTCAGGAGTGTGGCAAGGGATTTTGTCAATCAAGGACTTTGGCCGTTCACAAAACTCTTCACACGCAAGTGAAGGAACTCAAACCTTCCAAAATTAAGTGCTGA